TCAACTGGCTGATCTTCCCGCTGACAGGTGCCGCGGTTACAGTCCAGTCCCCGTGCCTGACGACAAAAAAGGCCGCTCCAGGAGCGGCCTTTTGTTCGAAATATCAGTTGTTTACAGTGCAGACGTAATCTGCAGCTCGCTGTTGCCGTCGAGGCCGTAGATGTCATCGCGGAACTGGACGACGCCAGGCCCGGTCGACCATGCCGACAGGTAAAGGAAATGGACCGGCACCGGATTGACGACCTGCACCGGGGTGTTCTCGCCGGTCTTGATCGCCGCCTCGAAATGCTGGCGGTCCCATCCGGGCGTGTCGCGCAGGATCCAGGTGACGAGGTCGCGCACGTTCTGGACGCGCACGCAGCCCGAAGAGTCGAAGCGCATCAGCTTGCCGAACAGGCTCTGCTGCGGCGTGTCGTGCATGTAGACGCCGTCCGGGCTCGGGAAATTGATCTTGACCGAGGCCATGGCGTTGCCGGCGCCGGGATCCTGGCGGAAGCGGTACTTGGCGGCATCGTCCGTCGACCAGTCGATGGTCATCGGATCGACCTCGCTGCCGTCCGGCGCGAACAGGCGGATGTGGCTGTCCTTGAGATAATTAGGATCCTTCCGCATCAGCGGAATGATGTCCTTGCGCACGATCGAGACCGGCGCGTTCCAGTAAGGATTGACGATGATCTCGTTGATCTTGGAATTCACGATCGGCGTCTGGCGGTCGATCTTGCCGACGATCGCGGTGTGGCGAAGCACGACGCGGTCGTTCTCGACGGCTTCGATCTGCGCCGCCGGAATGTCGACCAGCACATAGCGGCTGCCCAGCGTGCCGGCCTTTTCCTTCAGGCGCTGCAGATTGGTCTGCAGCTGGCCGAGCCGGATCTGCGCCGAGACGTTCATCGCCGCATAGGTGTATTTGCCCATCGCGCCGTCGGCCGGCAGGCCATGGCGAAGCTGGAAGCGCTTGACCGCGGAATCGACGTAGGAATCGAAGGCCGTCGAAATGCCGGCGCTCTGCGGCAGGTCGCCCGAGATCATCAGCCGCTTGCGCAACGGCACGACATCAGGGTCGTCGACGCCGAGCTGCAATTTCTTGGTCGCCGGAACCTGCTCCCAGCCGCCCTGGCCGACGATGTTCTGGTACTGCGCCACCGCCTGCTCGGTGAAGGCGACGGTCTGCTGGCTGAAGATCGGCAGCGTCGAAGCGACCTTGTTCGTATTGTTGGCGCGGGCGTCGAACTGATCGTCCCAATTGCCGCGGGTCGAGGATTTGAGGATATCCCCGACCACATCCTGCGCGCTGGCATGGCCGGCGACAACGGCGGCGGCGAGCGCAGAGGCTCCGGTTAGGAAGAAACGGCGGCTGGTTCTCATGGACGTTCCAGACATTCTAGCTGTATTCGATCTCGCTCAGTTTGCTCTACTGGCGGGTTGCCCGCACTCTAGGGTCGGCAATCTTAACAATTAGCCAACCATGTCCCGCATCGCCCGGCTGCCGGAAACGCACAGCCTCGAGGCAGGTTCCAGGAGGCGCAGGCCCGCAGCGTCACCCGCATTCTCGCTTTCACCGCGATTATGGCGGCAACGTGGCCTTGGCCCGCGATTTGCCTTCGACGAGACGACGAAAGATGGGAGCGATGCTTTTCTGCACTGGCCCTAAAGCGCGTCGCGATCTTTCAGATTCGCTCCATGCGCTTTAGGTTTTTGATTTTACGCATGTCTTTATCCCGAAACCGGCTCCCACTTCGGGAGACATGCTTTTAGTCGGTTGCTTCCCTTGCAGCGCACCATAGCCGGTACGCACGACTTCTGGGCAAGGCTGGAATTCCCTTGGTGACAGGAAAGGACCGGCGCGTTTCGGCGCCGGCCCATATTCTTCCCCGGGGGACCGCGCTTCTTCGGCGCGGCTTCGATGTCTCAGGTTTGAACGCGCTTACATCCGATAAGCGATCGTGTCGTTCCAGAAGCGGTCGAGACGCTGGA
The window above is part of the Mesorhizobium sp. WSM4904 genome. Proteins encoded here:
- a CDS encoding L,D-transpeptidase family protein; its protein translation is MRTSRRFFLTGASALAAAVVAGHASAQDVVGDILKSSTRGNWDDQFDARANNTNKVASTLPIFSQQTVAFTEQAVAQYQNIVGQGGWEQVPATKKLQLGVDDPDVVPLRKRLMISGDLPQSAGISTAFDSYVDSAVKRFQLRHGLPADGAMGKYTYAAMNVSAQIRLGQLQTNLQRLKEKAGTLGSRYVLVDIPAAQIEAVENDRVVLRHTAIVGKIDRQTPIVNSKINEIIVNPYWNAPVSIVRKDIIPLMRKDPNYLKDSHIRLFAPDGSEVDPMTIDWSTDDAAKYRFRQDPGAGNAMASVKINFPSPDGVYMHDTPQQSLFGKLMRFDSSGCVRVQNVRDLVTWILRDTPGWDRQHFEAAIKTGENTPVQVVNPVPVHFLYLSAWSTGPGVVQFRDDIYGLDGNSELQITSAL